From a single Dromaius novaehollandiae isolate bDroNov1 chromosome 30, bDroNov1.hap1, whole genome shotgun sequence genomic region:
- the LOC135324032 gene encoding olfactory receptor 14J1-like — MSNSSSLNEFLLLAFADTRELQLLHFSLFLGIYLAALLGNGLIITAVACDHRLHTPMYFFLLNLSLLDLGTISTTVPKSMANSLWDTRAISYAGCAAQVLGFGIFISAEYSLLTVMAYDRYIAICRPLHYGTIMGSRACVRIAAAAWASGFLSALLHTANTFSIPLYKGNTVDQFFCEIPHILKLSCSDAFLSEVGLIAVTAFLCFGCFIFIVLSYVQIFTAVLRIPSEQGRHKAFSMCLPHLAVVSLFVSSSFFAYLKPPSISSPALDLVLAVLYTAMPPTLNPLIYSMRNREIKEALKKLLQWVRCQHQ; from the coding sequence atgtccaacagcagctccctcaatgagttcctcctcctggcatttgcagacacacgggagctgcagctcttgcacttctcgctcttcctgggcatctacctggctgccctcctgggcaacggcctcatcatcacagctgtagcctgcgaccaccgcctccacacccccatgtacttcttcctcctcaacctctccctcctcgaccttggcaccatctccactactgtccccaaatccatggccaattccctgtgggacaccagagccatttcctacgcaggatgtgctgcccaggtcttaggttttggcattttcatttcagcagagtattcccttctcactgtcatggcctatgaccgctacattgccatctgcagacccctgcactacgggaccatcatgggcagcagagcttgtgtcagaattgcagcagctgcctgggccagtggttttctcagtgctctcctgcacacagctaacacattttcaataccactgtACAAAGGCAAcaccgtggaccagttcttctgtgaaatcccccatatcctcaagctctcctgctcggATGCCTTCCTCAGCGAAGTTGGGCTTATTGCGGTTACTGCCTTTTTatgctttgggtgtttcatcttcattgtgctgtcctacgtgcagatcttcactgctgtgctgaggatcccctctgagcagggccggcacaaagccttttccatgtgcctcccgcacctggccgtggtctccctgtttgtcagcagctcattttttgcctacctgaaacccccctccatctcctccccagctctggatctggtgctggctgttctgtacacAGCGATGCCTCCAAcgctgaaccccctcatctacagcatgaggaacagggagatcaaggaggcactgaagaaactccTTCAATGGGTACGATGTCAACACCAATAA